The genomic DNA TGTTTTTTATATCAACCATCGGTCCAAATACAAGGAAAGCTAATAATGATCCGGTTGAAAATAAACTACTAAATGAAGATGCAATAAAAGCATCTGCTTCAGAACAAAGGGATAGAACAAATGCCAATCCCATCATGACAAGTGAAGAGGAAATGTCGTTTTGGCCAATAGCTAATAGAGTTGATGTTTTAATATATGTCTGCATAGCAGCAGCAATAAAGGCGCCTATTATTAAATATTTGCCAACCGAAAAAAACTCATCAACTGCATGTCGCAATGTTCCTGTCAGTTTTCTTAAAAACGATTGATTTTGATGATTATGGCCATGATGATGGCCATTTGTCATTATCTTCTCTAAAAGCTGATTATCTTTATATTGAAAAGATAAAATGACACCAATGAGGAAGGAAACTAGTATAGCTAATCCACCACGATATATCATCATTTCCCAATTATTTCCGAACGCGATATAAGTAGAAAATAACACAATCGGGTTAATTACAGGCCCCGTTAACATAAAGGCAATTGCTGCATGCAGGGGCACTCCTTTTAATATAAGCCTCCGAGTTATCGGAACGATCCCGCACTCACATCCTGGAAAAAATATTCCAGCTGTTGAGGCAAGCAAAACAGCAAGAAAGCGGTTTTTCGGTATAATTTTTGCGATCATTTCTTCTGTGATAAACATTTGGATTAAACCGGAAATAAGTACGCCAATAAGTACAAATGGAAAAGCTTCTATTAAAATACTAATAAAAATAGAATTGAGCTGTAAAAATGATTGTGAAATCACATTTATGCCTCCAATGCGCTGAATAAGAAAACATTAATTTCATTATAATAGCATAACTCTATGATTCGAATCGATTGGAAATAATTTTTTTATCAAAAAGTTTATATGTTTAACTAAAGAATGAGGAAGATTTATTTTTGAGTCAAGAAAATTGCTTATTTATGTACCTCTAAATTAAACATTAAATTAAAATCCCCGAAACATATGCATCCATCAATTTTTAAACCTATTTTCAATCACCATATATCTTAATTTTTCCTAATTGCAATGAGAAAAGGAATTTTACTTGATTTTCTTAAAAATTTTTTCTAGGAGTATTAAAAATTTGTTAATAGTTTCGTCATAACTTCTAGATACGATAAGGACAGCGATACTATAAAAAAGAGAGAGTAAGGGGGAGGAATAAATGACAGATTCCAATGAAAATGTACAAAATCCAATAGTTGAATCAAAAAAACAAAGAAAGTCAGTCGGATCAAAATTAAAAGGCTTTCTTTCAACAGTCATTGCCGGTATCGTTGGTTCTGTCTTGACTTTGGCAATTGCCCCGCATATCGATTATTTACAGGACCTATTTTCTTCATTTGAGAAAAAATTTGCAGATCATTCAAGGCTAGCTGATGGAAATAATGGTTCTTCTGGAAGAAGTTTTGCAAAGACTGTATCCGTTCATCCGACTTCAACAAATCAAACAAATTCAATTGCGGACATCGTCGCAAAAGCGTCAAAAGCGATTGTCGGCATTGTAAATCTTCAAAATCGGAATGACTTCTTTAATCAAAGTACCGAGAGTGTTGAAACCGGTTCGGGTTCAGGTGTTATTTTTAAAAAAGACGGCAACAATGCTTTTATCGTTACAAATAACCACGTAATTGAAGGGGCACAAGGTATTGAAATCTCGCTTCCAAACGGGAAAAAAACGAGGGCTGAATTAATCGGTGCAGATGCCTTAACCGACCTTGCTGTATTGAGAATTGATTCGAAATATGCGCCTTCAACTCTGGAGTTTGGAGATTCAAATTCGATCAGGCCTGGCGACCAGGTCCTTGCGATTGGAAACCCGCTTGGTCTTGATTTATCCCGGACTGTGACACAGGGAATTGTCAGTGCTGTTAATCGGAAGATAACCGTTTCCACTTCAGCAGGTGAATGGGATCTAAATGTTATCCAAACGGATGCCGCAATTAATCCCGGAAACAGCGGAGGAGCTTTAATTAACACGCAAGGCCAGGTTATTGGCATTAATAGTTTAAAAATTTCCGAAAGTGGCGTTGAAGGATTGGGATTTGCCATTCCAAGCAATGACGTTGTGCCGATTGTAAATGAAATTATTGAAAAAGGTCATGTAGAGCGGCCTTATATTGGAGTCAGTTTAGCAAGCCTTGATGAAATTCCGCAATATTTTTTGCAGAACCTTCCTAAAAGCGTTGACGGCGGAGCAATGGTAACCTACGTTGATCCAAATTCTTCCGCAGCAAAAGCGGGCCTTCAAATACAAGACGTAATAGTGTCCATTAACGGTACAGACGTAAAAAATTCAAATGATTTACGAAAATATTTGTATACGAAGATGAAAATTGGCGATAAGATAACGCTCAAGCTTTACAGGCAAGGAAAACTTAAGACGGTCGAATTAACTTTAACAAGTAAAAATATGACATATTAAACAAAATTATCGACTAAATGTAAAGGGCCTGGCCCCTCCAATTACAAAAAAATCCACCTTTGAGTTAAGGCTCGGTGGATTTTTTTCTATTTGCTGCCCCATTGGAAGGAACCTTCTATTTAATTTTCAGCAAGTAAACAGTTTGCTTTGGACATTTCTTTTTTCGTATACTCCTTAATAGAACACGTTTCAAAAATTTATTTTTACTTTTCCTTTTCCTTTTATTTATTTTTTGTGGGCGGAGATCATTAGCTACAACGATCTTCCTGTTCGAGATTTACAATGACAAGCTTATTTAACAAATTTGAATAAATTATCATAAATTATTTCGCATTGTTTAATAATCATTGTGGTATATAGAACATAGTGATAAATGATGAAATTCGTTTTAATTTGAAAAAAATTAATTAGAGTTTTTTAAATAGGAGATGCAGTCTGATGAAAGTTTTAGTAATAGAAGATAATGAAAGTGTCTCTTCCATGATTGAGATGTTTTTTTTAAAAGAAGGAATCAAGGGAGAGTTTGTAAAGGATGGGTTAGAAGGCTATAACCGATATAAAGAAGACAGCTGGGACGCATTGATTATCGATTGGATGCTTCCCGGGATGGATGGAGTGACAATCTGCCGTAAGATTAGAGAAGAGGGCAGTTCGGTGCCGATTATCATGCTGACAGCAAAAGACAGCGAATCGGATCAAGTGCTAGGTCTTGAGATGGGAGCGGATGATTATGTAACAAAGCCTTTCAGTCCGCTTGCTCTTATGGCGAGAATTAAAGCCGTGACCCGGCGATACAACAATCAAAAAAATGAAACCACCGAAAAAGGGGTCTTGCAAACA from Bacillus methanolicus MGA3 includes the following:
- a CDS encoding S1C family serine protease, encoding MTDSNENVQNPIVESKKQRKSVGSKLKGFLSTVIAGIVGSVLTLAIAPHIDYLQDLFSSFEKKFADHSRLADGNNGSSGRSFAKTVSVHPTSTNQTNSIADIVAKASKAIVGIVNLQNRNDFFNQSTESVETGSGSGVIFKKDGNNAFIVTNNHVIEGAQGIEISLPNGKKTRAELIGADALTDLAVLRIDSKYAPSTLEFGDSNSIRPGDQVLAIGNPLGLDLSRTVTQGIVSAVNRKITVSTSAGEWDLNVIQTDAAINPGNSGGALINTQGQVIGINSLKISESGVEGLGFAIPSNDVVPIVNEIIEKGHVERPYIGVSLASLDEIPQYFLQNLPKSVDGGAMVTYVDPNSSAAKAGLQIQDVIVSINGTDVKNSNDLRKYLYTKMKIGDKITLKLYRQGKLKTVELTLTSKNMTY
- a CDS encoding response regulator transcription factor, with translation MKVLVIEDNESVSSMIEMFFLKEGIKGEFVKDGLEGYNRYKEDSWDALIIDWMLPGMDGVTICRKIREEGSSVPIIMLTAKDSESDQVLGLEMGADDYVTKPFSPLALMARIKAVTRRYNNQKNETTEKGVLQTKYFKISKETREVYLNGEPITNLTPKEFDLLYYFVQHPKQVFSREQLLERVWGYQFYGDERTVDVHIKRLRKKVGTPNQPFFYTVWGVGYKFDETPVDVNED
- a CDS encoding permease — translated: MISQSFLQLNSIFISILIEAFPFVLIGVLISGLIQMFITEEMIAKIIPKNRFLAVLLASTAGIFFPGCECGIVPITRRLILKGVPLHAAIAFMLTGPVINPIVLFSTYIAFGNNWEMMIYRGGLAILVSFLIGVILSFQYKDNQLLEKIMTNGHHHGHNHQNQSFLRKLTGTLRHAVDEFFSVGKYLIIGAFIAAAMQTYIKTSTLLAIGQNDISSSLVMMGLAFVLSLCSEADAFIASSFSSLFSTGSLLAFLVFGPMVDIKNMLMMLGVFKKRFVFILIAYIAILVLIGSLFFQKGGITHV